One window from the genome of Sardina pilchardus chromosome 12, fSarPil1.1, whole genome shotgun sequence encodes:
- the LOC134097579 gene encoding lysophosphatidylserine lipase ABHD12-like isoform X1, protein MRKRSDRLGKSTDEKPRVVNRETSHEKAQERRCMKTLKQLVVTFGVLYLCIPFVLRLFPGILYHVVFSHVARIPFFADLSRPADLGLNHTHNIYLSSEKDITLGVWHTVPDSLWQEAQGKDLGWYEQTLQNGAPVLIYMHGNGGTRGASHRIGLVNVLTAAGFHVVSLDYRGFGDSSGEPSEAGLTTDALYLYQWVKARSGSSPVILWGHSLGTGVATNTALELQDQGVAVDAVILEGAFSNIREAGASHPFARIYSKFPYFEYFFLDVISENNVVFPNDENVRKLKTPLLFLHAEDDNIIPFYMGQELFEIAQSSRKSSNSVRIVPFEGFHGFKHNGLYQDPRLPEIIKQFVHSLNM, encoded by the exons ATGCGGAAACGATCTGACCGACTTGGCAAATCTACAGATGAAAAGCCACGGGTAGTTAATCGGGAAACAAGTCATGAGAAAGCGCAAGAAAG GCGGTGCATGAAGACACTGAAGCAGTTGGTGGTGACTTTTGGTGTCCTGTATTTGTGTATACCGTTTGTACTGCGACTTTTCCCCGGAATATTGTACCACGTAGTATTTTCTCATGTCG CCAGAATTCCATTCTTCGCTGATCTCAGTCGACCTGCAGACCTTggtctcaatcacacacataacatcTACCTGTCATCAGAGAAGGACATAACGCTGGGAGTCTG GCATACCGTTCCGGACTCCCTTTGGCAGGAAGCTCAGGGGAAGGATCTGGGATGGTACGAGCAGACCTTACAAAATGGAGCTCCAGTCCTCATCTACATGCATGGAAATGGGGGCACTAG AGGCGCCAGTCACAGAATTGGTCTTGTGAAT GTTTTGACTGCTGCGGGATTCCATGTTGTGTCCCTGGACTACAGAG GTTTTGGAGATTCCTCTGGTGAACCGTCTGAAGCAGGCCTGACTACTGACGCCCTCTATCTGTACCAGTGGGTAAAAGCACGCAGTGGGAGCAGCCCAGTGATACTCTGGGGACATTCACTGGGTACAGG AGTAGCCACTAACACTGCTTTGGAACTTCAAGACCAAG GGGTCGCTGTCGATGCAGTCATACTAGAGGGAGCATTTTCGAACATAAGGGAAGCAGGAGCCAGCCATCCATTTGCCAGG ATTTATAGTAAATTCCCGTATTTTGAATATTTCTTCCTGGATGTCATATCAGAAAACAATGTGGTTTTCCCCAATGATGAAAA TGTCAGGAAACTGAAGACTCCACTGCTGTTTCTTCATGCTGAAGATGACAACATTATACCATTTTACATGGGTCAGGAG CTGTTTGAGATCGCCCAAAGTTCACGGAAATCATCTAACAGCGTCAGGATAGTTCCTTTTGAGGGTTTCCACGGATTCAAGCATAACGGGCTCTACCAGGATCCTCGACTCCCTGAAATTATTAA GCAATTTGTTCACTCACTGAACATGTGA
- the LOC134097579 gene encoding lysophosphatidylserine lipase ABHD12-like isoform X2 — protein sequence MVKQTRRRCMKTLKQLVVTFGVLYLCIPFVLRLFPGILYHVVFSHVARIPFFADLSRPADLGLNHTHNIYLSSEKDITLGVWHTVPDSLWQEAQGKDLGWYEQTLQNGAPVLIYMHGNGGTRGASHRIGLVNVLTAAGFHVVSLDYRGFGDSSGEPSEAGLTTDALYLYQWVKARSGSSPVILWGHSLGTGVATNTALELQDQGVAVDAVILEGAFSNIREAGASHPFARIYSKFPYFEYFFLDVISENNVVFPNDENVRKLKTPLLFLHAEDDNIIPFYMGQELFEIAQSSRKSSNSVRIVPFEGFHGFKHNGLYQDPRLPEIIKQFVHSLNM from the exons ATGGTTAAACAAACGCGCAG GCGGTGCATGAAGACACTGAAGCAGTTGGTGGTGACTTTTGGTGTCCTGTATTTGTGTATACCGTTTGTACTGCGACTTTTCCCCGGAATATTGTACCACGTAGTATTTTCTCATGTCG CCAGAATTCCATTCTTCGCTGATCTCAGTCGACCTGCAGACCTTggtctcaatcacacacataacatcTACCTGTCATCAGAGAAGGACATAACGCTGGGAGTCTG GCATACCGTTCCGGACTCCCTTTGGCAGGAAGCTCAGGGGAAGGATCTGGGATGGTACGAGCAGACCTTACAAAATGGAGCTCCAGTCCTCATCTACATGCATGGAAATGGGGGCACTAG AGGCGCCAGTCACAGAATTGGTCTTGTGAAT GTTTTGACTGCTGCGGGATTCCATGTTGTGTCCCTGGACTACAGAG GTTTTGGAGATTCCTCTGGTGAACCGTCTGAAGCAGGCCTGACTACTGACGCCCTCTATCTGTACCAGTGGGTAAAAGCACGCAGTGGGAGCAGCCCAGTGATACTCTGGGGACATTCACTGGGTACAGG AGTAGCCACTAACACTGCTTTGGAACTTCAAGACCAAG GGGTCGCTGTCGATGCAGTCATACTAGAGGGAGCATTTTCGAACATAAGGGAAGCAGGAGCCAGCCATCCATTTGCCAGG ATTTATAGTAAATTCCCGTATTTTGAATATTTCTTCCTGGATGTCATATCAGAAAACAATGTGGTTTTCCCCAATGATGAAAA TGTCAGGAAACTGAAGACTCCACTGCTGTTTCTTCATGCTGAAGATGACAACATTATACCATTTTACATGGGTCAGGAG CTGTTTGAGATCGCCCAAAGTTCACGGAAATCATCTAACAGCGTCAGGATAGTTCCTTTTGAGGGTTTCCACGGATTCAAGCATAACGGGCTCTACCAGGATCCTCGACTCCCTGAAATTATTAA GCAATTTGTTCACTCACTGAACATGTGA